In Stomoxys calcitrans chromosome 2, idStoCalc2.1, whole genome shotgun sequence, the following proteins share a genomic window:
- the LOC106089316 gene encoding spastin isoform X1 has translation MVRNKSSSSSSSSGNVNSSSSTKSPIRSHRKTSSVCSVALEDVKPSTSRRSPNSSSSPDDDSDEYEIPNARSTFSSVHKQNLYVVSFPIIFLFNILRTLIYQLFCILRYIYGASTRVIYRPHKRECNIEIVVGSSSGTQNTSLVAVSSKDKHQLLEHQAHSNCSAVTSTAIAPYPLPSSRIRNPQQQLEMFNKNSSGIAPAGSGPGPGDPLLAKQKHHHRRAFEYISKALKIDEENEGHKELAIELYRKGIKELEDGIAVDCWSGRGEVWERAQRLHDKMQTNLSMARDRLHFLELRDEQLRMEALHLKEAEEDKNKQTEALRNRSNVKYRKSNTSTTSPTTSKQLAKNIQVVQPMQMENNNSNSGGNIPLVRTNNTTKLRSIAAHNIRYNSSSNNTSTSTGSPAAASGRKLTVSSTKRPGNLAVVNKSQTLPRNLGSKNAIAGVSQRQPVKTAATPPAVRRQFSSGRNTPPQRSRTPISGMGSSGGQSNSGASTPVVSVKGVEQKLVQIILDEIVEGGAKVEWSDIAGQEVAKQALQEMVILPAVRPELFTGLRAPAKGLLLFGPPGNGKTLLARAVATECSATFLNISAASLTSKYVGDGEKLVRALFAVAREMQPSIIFIDEVDSLLSERSSNEHEASRRLKTEFLVEFDGLPGNPDGDRIVVLAATNRPQELDEAALRRFTKRVYVSLPDIETRELLLRRLLQKQGSPLDTDALKRLAKLTEGYSGSDLTALAKDAALEPIRELNVEQVKCLDISAMRPITENDFHNSLKRIRRSVAPQSLTSYEKWSQEYGDITI, from the exons ATGGTGCGTaacaaatcatcatcatcatcgtcatcctcGGGCAATGtcaatagcagcagcagcaccaaaTCACCCATAAGAAGTCATCGTAAAACATCTAGTGTTTGTAGTGTAGCTTTGGAAGATGTAAAACCATCCACCTCAAGACGTTCACCCAATTCCTCCTCCTCACCAGATGATGACTCCGATGAATATGAGATTCCGAATGCCAGATCGACATTTAGCTCTGTACATAAACAAAACCTTTATGTTGTCTCTTTTCCCATCATTTTCCTCTTCAACATTCTGCGAACACTTATTTATCAGCTGTTTTGTATATTGCGTTATATTTACGGTGCTAGCACAAGAGTTATATATCGTCCACATAAGCGTGAGTGTAATATTGAAATTGTTGTTGGCTCCTCGTCAGGCACACAAAACACCAGCCTAGTGGCCGTATCATCCAAAGATAAACATCAACTGCTCGAACATCAAGCGCACAGCAATTGTTCAGCTGTAACTTCAACGGCAATTGCGCCCTATCCTCTGCCGTCATCGCGCATTCGTAATCCTCAACAGCAATTGGAAATGTTCAATAAAAATAGTAGCGGCATAGCTCCAGCTGGATCAGGTCCTGGTCCAGGGGATCCTTTATTGGCCAAACAAAAGCATCATCATCGTCGAGCATTCGAATACATTTCGAAGGCCTTGAAAATTGATGAAGAAAATGAAG GTCACAAAGAATTAGCCATTGAATTGTACCGAAAAGGTATTAAGGAACTTGAAGATGGTATTGCCGTCGACTGCTGGAGCGGACGCGGCGAAGTTTGGGAGCGTGCCCAGCGCTTGCATGATAAAATGCAAACTAATCTTTCCATGGCACGAGATCGCCTACATTTTCTTG AATTGCGCGATGAACAATTACGTATGGAGGCTTTACATCTCAAGGAAGCGGAAGaagataaaaacaaacaaacagaggcTCTTAGAAATCGTTCAAATGTTAAATATAGAAAATCGAATACATCAACAACTTCTCCTACAACTTCTAAGCAATTGGCCAAAAACATACAAGTTGTACAGCcaatgcaaatggaaaataatAATAGCAACAGTGGTGGTAACATACCATTGGTGCGTACTAATAATACCACTAAGCTACGCAGCATAGCTGCCCATAATATAAGATACAATAGTTCAAGTAACAACACCTCAACTAGTACGGGGTCACCTGCTGCAG CTTCGGGTCGTAAACTCACTGTTAGCTCTACTAAACGACCTGGCAATTTGGCAGTGGTTAACAAATCGCAGACTTTGCCACGTAATTTGGGCTCAAAAAATGCTATAGCTGGTGTATCACAACGTCAACCCGTTAAAACTGCTGCCACGCCTCCTGCCGTACGAAGACAATTT TCTTCAGGACGCAATACTCCACCACAACGTTCACGGACACCCATCAGTGGAATGGGTAGCTCTGGTGGGCAGTCGAACAGTGGTGCCAGTACACCTGTTGTTAGTGTCAAGGGTGTTGAACAAAAATTGGTACAAATAATACTCGATGAAATTGTGGAAGGCGGTGCTAAAGTTGAATGGTCAGACATTGCTGGGCAAGAGGTTGCCAAGCAAGCCTTGCAGGAAATGGTTATTTTGCCAGCAGTGAGGCCTGAACTATTTACGG GTTTGCGAGCTCCTGCCAAAGGTTTGTTATTATTTGGTCCACCAGGCAATGGTAAAACATTGTTGGCCCGCGCTGTGGCTACCGAATGCAGTGCTACGTTTTTGAATATTTCAGCAGCCTCCTTAACCAGTAAATACGTGGGCGATGGTGAGAAATTGGTGAGAGCATTGTTTGCGGTGGCTAGAGAAATGCAGCCCTCGATAATATTCATTGATGAGGTGGACTCTTTACTATCTGAACGCAGCAGCAATGAGCACGAGGCTTCGCGTCGTTTAAAAACAGAGTTCTTAGTTGAGTTTGATGGCCTGCCAGGAAATCCGGATGGCGATCGCATTGTTGTTCTAGCGGCCACAAATCGTCCACAGGAATTGGATGAGGCTGCCTTGAGACGTTTTACCAAACGTGTCTATGTATCTTTGCCAGACATTGAGACGAGGGAACTGCTTTTGCGTCGTCTATTGCAAAAACAGGGCAGTCCTTTGGATACGGATGCGCTTAAGCGGCTAGCCAAACTCACCGAAGGATATTCGGGTTCCGATTTGACAGCCTTGGCCAAAGATGCAGCCCTTGAACCCATACGAGAGTTAAATGTGGAACAAGTGAAATgcttggatataagtgctatgcGTCCAATAACCGAAAATGATTTCCACAATTCCTTGAAGCGTATACGCCGCTCAGTAGCCCCGCAGAGCTTAACGTCATATGAAAAATGGTCTCAAGAATATGGTGATATTACCATTTAA
- the LOC106089316 gene encoding spastin isoform X3: MFNKNSSGIAPAGSGPGPGDPLLAKQKHHHRRAFEYISKALKIDEENEGHKELAIELYRKGIKELEDGIAVDCWSGRGEVWERAQRLHDKMQTNLSMARDRLHFLELRDEQLRMEALHLKEAEEDKNKQTEALRNRSNVKYRKSNTSTTSPTTSKQLAKNIQVVQPMQMENNNSNSGGNIPLVRTNNTTKLRSIAAHNIRYNSSSNNTSTSTGSPAAASGRKLTVSSTKRPGNLAVVNKSQTLPRNLGSKNAIAGVSQRQPVKTAATPPAVRRQFSSGRNTPPQRSRTPISGMGSSGGQSNSGASTPVVSVKGVEQKLVQIILDEIVEGGAKVEWSDIAGQEVAKQALQEMVILPAVRPELFTGLRAPAKGLLLFGPPGNGKTLLARAVATECSATFLNISAASLTSKYVGDGEKLVRALFAVAREMQPSIIFIDEVDSLLSERSSNEHEASRRLKTEFLVEFDGLPGNPDGDRIVVLAATNRPQELDEAALRRFTKRVYVSLPDIETRELLLRRLLQKQGSPLDTDALKRLAKLTEGYSGSDLTALAKDAALEPIRELNVEQVKCLDISAMRPITENDFHNSLKRIRRSVAPQSLTSYEKWSQEYGDITI; the protein is encoded by the exons ATGTTCAATAAAAATAGTAGCGGCATAGCTCCAGCTGGATCAGGTCCTGGTCCAGGGGATCCTTTATTGGCCAAACAAAAGCATCATCATCGTCGAGCATTCGAATACATTTCGAAGGCCTTGAAAATTGATGAAGAAAATGAAG GTCACAAAGAATTAGCCATTGAATTGTACCGAAAAGGTATTAAGGAACTTGAAGATGGTATTGCCGTCGACTGCTGGAGCGGACGCGGCGAAGTTTGGGAGCGTGCCCAGCGCTTGCATGATAAAATGCAAACTAATCTTTCCATGGCACGAGATCGCCTACATTTTCTTG AATTGCGCGATGAACAATTACGTATGGAGGCTTTACATCTCAAGGAAGCGGAAGaagataaaaacaaacaaacagaggcTCTTAGAAATCGTTCAAATGTTAAATATAGAAAATCGAATACATCAACAACTTCTCCTACAACTTCTAAGCAATTGGCCAAAAACATACAAGTTGTACAGCcaatgcaaatggaaaataatAATAGCAACAGTGGTGGTAACATACCATTGGTGCGTACTAATAATACCACTAAGCTACGCAGCATAGCTGCCCATAATATAAGATACAATAGTTCAAGTAACAACACCTCAACTAGTACGGGGTCACCTGCTGCAG CTTCGGGTCGTAAACTCACTGTTAGCTCTACTAAACGACCTGGCAATTTGGCAGTGGTTAACAAATCGCAGACTTTGCCACGTAATTTGGGCTCAAAAAATGCTATAGCTGGTGTATCACAACGTCAACCCGTTAAAACTGCTGCCACGCCTCCTGCCGTACGAAGACAATTT TCTTCAGGACGCAATACTCCACCACAACGTTCACGGACACCCATCAGTGGAATGGGTAGCTCTGGTGGGCAGTCGAACAGTGGTGCCAGTACACCTGTTGTTAGTGTCAAGGGTGTTGAACAAAAATTGGTACAAATAATACTCGATGAAATTGTGGAAGGCGGTGCTAAAGTTGAATGGTCAGACATTGCTGGGCAAGAGGTTGCCAAGCAAGCCTTGCAGGAAATGGTTATTTTGCCAGCAGTGAGGCCTGAACTATTTACGG GTTTGCGAGCTCCTGCCAAAGGTTTGTTATTATTTGGTCCACCAGGCAATGGTAAAACATTGTTGGCCCGCGCTGTGGCTACCGAATGCAGTGCTACGTTTTTGAATATTTCAGCAGCCTCCTTAACCAGTAAATACGTGGGCGATGGTGAGAAATTGGTGAGAGCATTGTTTGCGGTGGCTAGAGAAATGCAGCCCTCGATAATATTCATTGATGAGGTGGACTCTTTACTATCTGAACGCAGCAGCAATGAGCACGAGGCTTCGCGTCGTTTAAAAACAGAGTTCTTAGTTGAGTTTGATGGCCTGCCAGGAAATCCGGATGGCGATCGCATTGTTGTTCTAGCGGCCACAAATCGTCCACAGGAATTGGATGAGGCTGCCTTGAGACGTTTTACCAAACGTGTCTATGTATCTTTGCCAGACATTGAGACGAGGGAACTGCTTTTGCGTCGTCTATTGCAAAAACAGGGCAGTCCTTTGGATACGGATGCGCTTAAGCGGCTAGCCAAACTCACCGAAGGATATTCGGGTTCCGATTTGACAGCCTTGGCCAAAGATGCAGCCCTTGAACCCATACGAGAGTTAAATGTGGAACAAGTGAAATgcttggatataagtgctatgcGTCCAATAACCGAAAATGATTTCCACAATTCCTTGAAGCGTATACGCCGCTCAGTAGCCCCGCAGAGCTTAACGTCATATGAAAAATGGTCTCAAGAATATGGTGATATTACCATTTAA
- the LOC106089316 gene encoding spastin isoform X2 encodes MVRNKSSSSSSSSGNVNSSSSTKSPIRSHRKTSSVCSVALEDVKPSTSRRSPNSSSSPDDDSDEYEIPNARSTFSSVHKQNLYVVSFPIIFLFNILRTLIYQLFCILRYIYGASTRVIYRPHKRECNIEIVVGSSSGTQNTSLVAVSSKDKHQLLEHQAHSNCSAVTSTAIAPYPLPSSRIRNPQQQLEMFNKNSSGIAPAGSGPGPGDPLLAKQKHHHRRAFEYISKALKIDEENEGHKELAIELYRKGIKELEDGIAVDCWSGRGEVWERAQRLHDKMQTNLSMARDRLHFLASGRKLTVSSTKRPGNLAVVNKSQTLPRNLGSKNAIAGVSQRQPVKTAATPPAVRRQFSSGRNTPPQRSRTPISGMGSSGGQSNSGASTPVVSVKGVEQKLVQIILDEIVEGGAKVEWSDIAGQEVAKQALQEMVILPAVRPELFTGLRAPAKGLLLFGPPGNGKTLLARAVATECSATFLNISAASLTSKYVGDGEKLVRALFAVAREMQPSIIFIDEVDSLLSERSSNEHEASRRLKTEFLVEFDGLPGNPDGDRIVVLAATNRPQELDEAALRRFTKRVYVSLPDIETRELLLRRLLQKQGSPLDTDALKRLAKLTEGYSGSDLTALAKDAALEPIRELNVEQVKCLDISAMRPITENDFHNSLKRIRRSVAPQSLTSYEKWSQEYGDITI; translated from the exons ATGGTGCGTaacaaatcatcatcatcatcgtcatcctcGGGCAATGtcaatagcagcagcagcaccaaaTCACCCATAAGAAGTCATCGTAAAACATCTAGTGTTTGTAGTGTAGCTTTGGAAGATGTAAAACCATCCACCTCAAGACGTTCACCCAATTCCTCCTCCTCACCAGATGATGACTCCGATGAATATGAGATTCCGAATGCCAGATCGACATTTAGCTCTGTACATAAACAAAACCTTTATGTTGTCTCTTTTCCCATCATTTTCCTCTTCAACATTCTGCGAACACTTATTTATCAGCTGTTTTGTATATTGCGTTATATTTACGGTGCTAGCACAAGAGTTATATATCGTCCACATAAGCGTGAGTGTAATATTGAAATTGTTGTTGGCTCCTCGTCAGGCACACAAAACACCAGCCTAGTGGCCGTATCATCCAAAGATAAACATCAACTGCTCGAACATCAAGCGCACAGCAATTGTTCAGCTGTAACTTCAACGGCAATTGCGCCCTATCCTCTGCCGTCATCGCGCATTCGTAATCCTCAACAGCAATTGGAAATGTTCAATAAAAATAGTAGCGGCATAGCTCCAGCTGGATCAGGTCCTGGTCCAGGGGATCCTTTATTGGCCAAACAAAAGCATCATCATCGTCGAGCATTCGAATACATTTCGAAGGCCTTGAAAATTGATGAAGAAAATGAAG GTCACAAAGAATTAGCCATTGAATTGTACCGAAAAGGTATTAAGGAACTTGAAGATGGTATTGCCGTCGACTGCTGGAGCGGACGCGGCGAAGTTTGGGAGCGTGCCCAGCGCTTGCATGATAAAATGCAAACTAATCTTTCCATGGCACGAGATCGCCTACATTTTCTTG CTTCGGGTCGTAAACTCACTGTTAGCTCTACTAAACGACCTGGCAATTTGGCAGTGGTTAACAAATCGCAGACTTTGCCACGTAATTTGGGCTCAAAAAATGCTATAGCTGGTGTATCACAACGTCAACCCGTTAAAACTGCTGCCACGCCTCCTGCCGTACGAAGACAATTT TCTTCAGGACGCAATACTCCACCACAACGTTCACGGACACCCATCAGTGGAATGGGTAGCTCTGGTGGGCAGTCGAACAGTGGTGCCAGTACACCTGTTGTTAGTGTCAAGGGTGTTGAACAAAAATTGGTACAAATAATACTCGATGAAATTGTGGAAGGCGGTGCTAAAGTTGAATGGTCAGACATTGCTGGGCAAGAGGTTGCCAAGCAAGCCTTGCAGGAAATGGTTATTTTGCCAGCAGTGAGGCCTGAACTATTTACGG GTTTGCGAGCTCCTGCCAAAGGTTTGTTATTATTTGGTCCACCAGGCAATGGTAAAACATTGTTGGCCCGCGCTGTGGCTACCGAATGCAGTGCTACGTTTTTGAATATTTCAGCAGCCTCCTTAACCAGTAAATACGTGGGCGATGGTGAGAAATTGGTGAGAGCATTGTTTGCGGTGGCTAGAGAAATGCAGCCCTCGATAATATTCATTGATGAGGTGGACTCTTTACTATCTGAACGCAGCAGCAATGAGCACGAGGCTTCGCGTCGTTTAAAAACAGAGTTCTTAGTTGAGTTTGATGGCCTGCCAGGAAATCCGGATGGCGATCGCATTGTTGTTCTAGCGGCCACAAATCGTCCACAGGAATTGGATGAGGCTGCCTTGAGACGTTTTACCAAACGTGTCTATGTATCTTTGCCAGACATTGAGACGAGGGAACTGCTTTTGCGTCGTCTATTGCAAAAACAGGGCAGTCCTTTGGATACGGATGCGCTTAAGCGGCTAGCCAAACTCACCGAAGGATATTCGGGTTCCGATTTGACAGCCTTGGCCAAAGATGCAGCCCTTGAACCCATACGAGAGTTAAATGTGGAACAAGTGAAATgcttggatataagtgctatgcGTCCAATAACCGAAAATGATTTCCACAATTCCTTGAAGCGTATACGCCGCTCAGTAGCCCCGCAGAGCTTAACGTCATATGAAAAATGGTCTCAAGAATATGGTGATATTACCATTTAA
- the LOC106089315 gene encoding large ribosomal subunit protein uL11m, with protein MSKAAGKLKTMKKGMEKITHTTKLKTNIPAGMAAAGPPLGPMLGQRAINIAAFCKDFNTRTAEMKEGVPLPCRISVNSDRSYNLVIHSPPATFLLKQAAGIQRGAMNAGKEVSGMITLKHLYEIAAIKIQDPPNALLTMQQMCEMLVGIARTCGIKIVRDLKAEDYAVFLEERRAVVEAQRRELQEKREAKMLRTG; from the exons atgtCTAAAGCCGCTGGCAAATTAAAAACTATGAAGAAAGGTATGGAGAAAATTACACATACCACAAAACTAAAAACCAATATTCCTGCGGGTATGGCTGCAGCCGGCCCACCACTGGGCCCAATGTTGGGACAG CGAGCAatcaatatagctgccttttGTAAGGACTTTAATACAAGAACGGCCGAAATGAAAGAAGGCGTTCCATTGCCTTGTCGAATTTCAGTAAACAGTGATCGTAGCTACAACTTAGTCATTCATTCTCCTCCGGCTACTTTCTTACTCAAACAAGCTGCTGGCATCCAAAGAGGTGCAATGAATGCGGGTAAAGAAGTATCTGGTATGATAACGTTGAAGCATTTATATGAAATTGCTGCTATTAAAATCCAAGACCCTCCCAACGCTTTATTAACCATGCAG CAAATGTGCGAAATGTTAGTGGGTATAGCTCGTACTTGTGGCATCAAAATCGTTCGTGACTTAAAAGCCGAAGATTATGCCGTATTTCTAGAAGAACGACGTGCTGTGGTTGAAGCTCAGAGACGAGAGCTACAAGAAAAGCGCGAAGCAAAAATGTTACGCACTGGTTAA
- the LOC106089314 gene encoding ribosomal RNA processing protein 36 homolog produces MISSSEDHSSSDDDDEQQRNEIREDLKSMSFEEIMKLKEELGSKIYKEAVLGIENRSKNAKLKKDKQDFKRLNKNRPREQTSTRQVPFLGAEMRLKRKKDHDIRDPRFDERAGDYDVKKFKENYKFVSEIREKEVQHLKSALNKATDDEERQDIKKTIQRLINKNVEENKWHQKQQQLKEEQKEVQKAIAEGRQPHFVTKKERRAKELVAQFEDLMEKGKLTKHLEKRRKKNAAKDRKRIGFD; encoded by the exons ATGATTTCCTCCTCTGAAGATCACAGTTCatctgatgacgatgatgagcaACAAAGA AATGAAATACGCGAAGATCTTAAATCCATGTCTTTTGAGGAAATCATGAAACTCAAAGAGGAATTGGGATCGAAGATTTACAAGGAGGCGGTTTTAGGAATTGAAAATCGCTCTAAAAATGCCAAGTTGAAAAAGGATAAACAAGATTTCAAACGTCTGAATAAAAATCGCCCTAGGGAACAGACTTCAACGCGTCAGGTCCCATTTCTAGGCGCTGAAATGCGTTTGAAGCGTAAAAAGGACCATGACATAAGAGATCCCAGGTTCGACGAAAGGGCAGGTGACTATGATGTCAAAAAGTTTaaggaaaattacaaattcgTTAGTGAAATACGTGAAAAAGAGGTGCAGCACTTGAAGTCGGCATTAAATAAGGCCACTGATGATGAAGAAAGacaagatatcaaaaaaaccaTACAGAGACTTATAAACAAAAATGTGGAGGAAAACAAGTGGCATCAGAAACAACAGCAACTAAAGGAAGAACAAAAAGAAGTACAAAAGGCAATAGCCGAAGGAAGACAGCCTCATTTTGTTACGAAGA AGGAAAGAAGAGCAAAAGAGTTGGTTGCACAATTTGAGGATTTAATGGAGAAGGGAAAACTAACCAAACATCTGGAAAAACGCCGCAAGAAGAATGCAGCTAAGGATAGGAAAAGAATTGGATTTGACTAA